Proteins encoded by one window of Pseudochaenichthys georgianus chromosome 9, fPseGeo1.2, whole genome shotgun sequence:
- the dusp2 gene encoding dual specificity protein phosphatase 2, which yields MISSSEPLEISSNELVHILRTPMEQYTSAGCVVLDCRPFLNFSFAHICESRNVNWNSMMRRRSKSSVVALEWLIPDKALLGRLRRGDFSPVVVVDESSRSVAELRPESVAQMLLTALHNEVNTQICFLKGGLEGFSEAYPELCYSSACSQLSAVEPEPMVTGRRTPAYDRDGPVELLPFLFLGSAIHSSRRETLAAAGITAVLNVSSTCPNFYEGDFQYLQLMVEDNLAADIGACFSTAIAFIDSVKQSGGRVLVHCQAGISRSATICLAYLMHTQRVKLDEAFDFVKQRRQVISPNLAFMGQLLQFETDVLCQG from the exons ATGATTTCAAGCAGTGAGCCTTTGGAGataagtagcaatgagctggtTCACATCCTGAGGACCCCCATGGAGCAGTACACCTCTGCTGGCTGTGTGGTGCTCGACTGCAGACCCTTCCTCAATTTTTCCTTTGCGCACATTTGCGAGTCCCGAAACGTCAACTGGAACTCAATGATGCGCCGTAGATCCAAGAGCTCGGTGGTGGCTCTGGAGTGGCTCATACCGGACAAGGCGCTCCTGGGCCGGCTGCGGCGCGGGGACTTCTCCCCGGTGGTGGTGGTGGATGAGAGCAGCCGCTCCGTGGCCGAGCTGAGGCCGGAGAGCGTGGCGCAGATGCTACTCACCGCCCTGCACAACGAGGTTAACACGCAGATCTGCTTCCTAAAAG GTGGATTGGAGGGATTTTCTGAGGCCTATCCAGAGCTCTGTTACAGCTCAGCCTGCAGTCAGCTCTCTGCAGTGGAACCAGAGCCCATGGTGACGGGTCGGAGAACACCAGCATATGATCGG GATGGTCCGGTGGAGCTGCTGCCCTTCCTGTTTTTGGGCAGTGCCATCCACTCCTCCCGCAGAGAGACCCTCGCAGCAGCGGGCATCACTGCTGTGCTCAATGTTTCCTCCACATGCCCAAACTTCTATGAGGGGGATTTTCAGTATCTGCAGCTCATGGTGGAGGACAATCTGGCTGCTGACATCGGAGCCTGCTTCTCCACAGCCATCGCTTTCATCG ACTCGGTGAAGCAGAGTGGTGGTCGGGTGCTGGTGCACTGCCAGGCAGGTATTTCCCGCTCCGCCACCATCTGTCTGGCCTACCTCATGCACACGCAGCGCGTCAAGCTCGACGAGGCCTTCGACTTTGTGAAGCAACGCCGCCAGGTCATCTCCCCCAACCTGGCCTTCATGGGACAGCTGCTGCAgtttgaaactgacgtgctgtgcCAGGGATGA